A window of Bos taurus isolate L1 Dominette 01449 registration number 42190680 breed Hereford chromosome 19, ARS-UCD2.0, whole genome shotgun sequence contains these coding sequences:
- the ZNF207 gene encoding BUB3-interacting and GLEBS motif-containing protein ZNF207 isoform X1 produces the protein MGRKKKKQLKPWCWYCNRDFDDEKILIQHQKAKHFKCHICHKKLYTGPGLAIHCMQVHKETIDAVPNAIPGRTDIELEIYGMEGIPEKDMDERRRLLEQKTQAESQKKKQQDDSDEYDDDDSAASTSFQPQPVQPQQGYIPPMAQPGLPPVPGAPGMPPGIPPLMPGVPPLMPGMPPVMPGMPPGLHHQRKYTQSFCGENIMMPMGGMMPPGPGIPPLMPGMPPGMKCMPPPVPRPGIPPMTQAQAVSAPGILNRPPAPTATVPAPQPPVTKPLFPSAGQMGTPVTSSSTASSNSESLSASSKALFPSTAQAQAAVQGPVGTDFKPLNSTPATTTEPPKPTFPAYTQSTASTTSTTNSTAAKPAASITSKPATLTTTSATSKLIHPDEDISLEERRAQLPKYQRNLPRPGQAPMGNPPVGPIGGMMPPQPGIPQQQGMRPPMPPHGQYGGHHQGMPGYLPGAMPPYGQGPPMVPPYQGGPPRPPMGMRPPVMSQGGRY, from the exons ATGGGTCGCAAGAAGAAGAAGCAGTTGAAGCCGTGGTGCTG GTATTGTAATAGAGATTTTGATGATGAGAAGATCCTTATACAGCACCAAAAAGCAAAGCATTTTAAATGCCATATATGTCATAAGAAATTGTATACAGGACCTGGCTTAGCTATTCATTGCATGCAG gtGCATAAAGAGACAATAGATGCAGTACCAAATGCAATACCTGGGAGAACAGACATAGAGTTGGAAATATACGGTATGGAAGGTATTCCGGAAAAAGATATGGATGAAAGAAGACGACTTCTTGAACAAAAAACACAAG CAGAGAGtcaaaaaaagaagcagcaagATGATTCTGATGAGTATGATGATGATGACTCTGCGGCTTCGACTTCATTTCAACCACAGCCTGTTCAGCCTCAGCAAGGTTATATCCCCCCAATGGCACAACCAGGACTACCACCGGTTCCAGGAGCACCAGGAATGCCTCCAG GCATACCTCCATTAATGCCAGGTGTTCCTCCTCTGATGCCAGGAATGCCACCAGTTATGCCAGGAATGCCACCTGG ATTGCATCATCAGAGAAAATACACCCAGTCATTTTGCGGTGAAAACAT AATGATGCCAATGGGTGGAATGATGCCACCTGGACCGGGAATACCACCTCTGATGCCTGGTATGCCACCAGGTATGAAAT GTATGCCCCCTCCTGTTCCACGTCCTGGAATTCCTCCAATGACTCAAGCACAGGCTGTTTCAGCTCCAGGTATTCTTAACAGACCACCTGCACCAACAGCAACAGTTCCGGCTCCGCAGCCTCCAGTTACTAAGCCTCTTTTCCCCAGTGCGGGACAG ATGGGGACACCTGTAACAAGCTCAAGTACAGCTTCATCCAATTCAGAAAGTCTGTCTGCATCTTCTAAAGCTCTGTTTCCTAGCACAGCACAA GCTCAGGCAGCTGTCCAGGGACCTGTTGGTACAGATTTCAAGCCCTTAAATAGTACCCCTGCAACAACTACAGAACCACCAAAGCCTACATTCCCTGCATATACACAGTCTACAGCTTCAACCACTAGTACAACAAATAGCACTGCAGCTAAGCCAGCAGCTTCCATAACAAGTAAGCCTGCTACACTTACCACAACCAGTGCAACCAGTAAGTTGATCCATCCAGATGAGGATATATCACTG GAAGAGAGAAGAGCACAGTTACCTAAATATCAACGTAATCTTCCTCGACCAGGACAGGCTCCCATGGGTAATCCACCTGTTGGACCAATTGGAGGTATGATGCCACCGCAGCCAGGCATCCCACAGCAACAAGGAATGAGACCCCCAATGCCACCTCATG gTCAGTATGGTGGTCATCATCAAGGCATGCCAGGTTACCTTCCTGGTGCTATGCCACCATATGGGCAGGGACCGCCAATGGTGCCCCCTTACCAAGGTGGGCCTCCTCGACCTCCGATGGGAATGAGACCTCCTGTAATGTCGCAAGGTGGCCGTTACTGA
- the ZNF207 gene encoding BUB3-interacting and GLEBS motif-containing protein ZNF207 isoform X10: protein MGRKKKKQLKPWCWYCNRDFDDEKILIQHQKAKHFKCHICHKKLYTGPGLAIHCMQVHKETIDAVPNAIPGRTDIELEIYGMEGIPEKDMDERRRLLEQKTQESQKKKQQDDSDEYDDDDSAASTSFQPQPVQPQQGYIPPMAQPGLPPVPGAPGMPPGIPPLMPGVPPLMPGMPPVMPGMPPGLHHQRKYTQSFCGENIMMPMGGMMPPGPGIPPLMPGMPPGMKCMPPPVPRPGIPPMTQAQAVSAPGILNRPPAPTATVPAPQPPVTKPLFPSAGQAQAAVQGPVGTDFKPLNSTPATTTEPPKPTFPAYTQSTASTTSTTNSTAAKPAASITSKPATLTTTSATSKLIHPDEDISLEERRAQLPKYQRNLPRPGQAPMGNPPVGPIGGMMPPQPGIPQQQGMRPPMPPHGQYGGHHQGMPGYLPGAMPPYGQGPPMVPPYQGGPPRPPMGMRPPVMSQGGRY from the exons ATGGGTCGCAAGAAGAAGAAGCAGTTGAAGCCGTGGTGCTG GTATTGTAATAGAGATTTTGATGATGAGAAGATCCTTATACAGCACCAAAAAGCAAAGCATTTTAAATGCCATATATGTCATAAGAAATTGTATACAGGACCTGGCTTAGCTATTCATTGCATGCAG gtGCATAAAGAGACAATAGATGCAGTACCAAATGCAATACCTGGGAGAACAGACATAGAGTTGGAAATATACGGTATGGAAGGTATTCCGGAAAAAGATATGGATGAAAGAAGACGACTTCTTGAACAAAAAACACAAG AGAGtcaaaaaaagaagcagcaagATGATTCTGATGAGTATGATGATGATGACTCTGCGGCTTCGACTTCATTTCAACCACAGCCTGTTCAGCCTCAGCAAGGTTATATCCCCCCAATGGCACAACCAGGACTACCACCGGTTCCAGGAGCACCAGGAATGCCTCCAG GCATACCTCCATTAATGCCAGGTGTTCCTCCTCTGATGCCAGGAATGCCACCAGTTATGCCAGGAATGCCACCTGG ATTGCATCATCAGAGAAAATACACCCAGTCATTTTGCGGTGAAAACAT AATGATGCCAATGGGTGGAATGATGCCACCTGGACCGGGAATACCACCTCTGATGCCTGGTATGCCACCAGGTATGAAAT GTATGCCCCCTCCTGTTCCACGTCCTGGAATTCCTCCAATGACTCAAGCACAGGCTGTTTCAGCTCCAGGTATTCTTAACAGACCACCTGCACCAACAGCAACAGTTCCGGCTCCGCAGCCTCCAGTTACTAAGCCTCTTTTCCCCAGTGCGGGACAG GCTCAGGCAGCTGTCCAGGGACCTGTTGGTACAGATTTCAAGCCCTTAAATAGTACCCCTGCAACAACTACAGAACCACCAAAGCCTACATTCCCTGCATATACACAGTCTACAGCTTCAACCACTAGTACAACAAATAGCACTGCAGCTAAGCCAGCAGCTTCCATAACAAGTAAGCCTGCTACACTTACCACAACCAGTGCAACCAGTAAGTTGATCCATCCAGATGAGGATATATCACTG GAAGAGAGAAGAGCACAGTTACCTAAATATCAACGTAATCTTCCTCGACCAGGACAGGCTCCCATGGGTAATCCACCTGTTGGACCAATTGGAGGTATGATGCCACCGCAGCCAGGCATCCCACAGCAACAAGGAATGAGACCCCCAATGCCACCTCATG gTCAGTATGGTGGTCATCATCAAGGCATGCCAGGTTACCTTCCTGGTGCTATGCCACCATATGGGCAGGGACCGCCAATGGTGCCCCCTTACCAAGGTGGGCCTCCTCGACCTCCGATGGGAATGAGACCTCCTGTAATGTCGCAAGGTGGCCGTTACTGA
- the ZNF207 gene encoding BUB3-interacting and GLEBS motif-containing protein ZNF207 isoform X13 has translation MGRKKKKQLKPWCWYCNRDFDDEKILIQHQKAKHFKCHICHKKLYTGPGLAIHCMQVHKETIDAVPNAIPGRTDIELEIYGMEGIPEKDMDERRRLLEQKTQAESQKKKQQDDSDEYDDDDSAASTSFQPQPVQPQQGYIPPMAQPGLPPVPGAPGMPPGIPPLMPGVPPLMPGMPPVMPGMPPGMMPMGGMMPPGPGIPPLMPGMPPGMPPPVPRPGIPPMTQAQAVSAPGILNRPPAPTATVPAPQPPVTKPLFPSAGQAQAAVQGPVGTDFKPLNSTPATTTEPPKPTFPAYTQSTASTTSTTNSTAAKPAASITSKPATLTTTSATSKLIHPDEDISLEERRAQLPKYQRNLPRPGQAPMGNPPVGPIGGMMPPQPGIPQQQGMRPPMPPHGQYGGHHQGMPGYLPGAMPPYGQGPPMVPPYQGGPPRPPMGMRPPVMSQGGRY, from the exons ATGGGTCGCAAGAAGAAGAAGCAGTTGAAGCCGTGGTGCTG GTATTGTAATAGAGATTTTGATGATGAGAAGATCCTTATACAGCACCAAAAAGCAAAGCATTTTAAATGCCATATATGTCATAAGAAATTGTATACAGGACCTGGCTTAGCTATTCATTGCATGCAG gtGCATAAAGAGACAATAGATGCAGTACCAAATGCAATACCTGGGAGAACAGACATAGAGTTGGAAATATACGGTATGGAAGGTATTCCGGAAAAAGATATGGATGAAAGAAGACGACTTCTTGAACAAAAAACACAAG CAGAGAGtcaaaaaaagaagcagcaagATGATTCTGATGAGTATGATGATGATGACTCTGCGGCTTCGACTTCATTTCAACCACAGCCTGTTCAGCCTCAGCAAGGTTATATCCCCCCAATGGCACAACCAGGACTACCACCGGTTCCAGGAGCACCAGGAATGCCTCCAG GCATACCTCCATTAATGCCAGGTGTTCCTCCTCTGATGCCAGGAATGCCACCAGTTATGCCAGGAATGCCACCTGG AATGATGCCAATGGGTGGAATGATGCCACCTGGACCGGGAATACCACCTCTGATGCCTGGTATGCCACCAG GTATGCCCCCTCCTGTTCCACGTCCTGGAATTCCTCCAATGACTCAAGCACAGGCTGTTTCAGCTCCAGGTATTCTTAACAGACCACCTGCACCAACAGCAACAGTTCCGGCTCCGCAGCCTCCAGTTACTAAGCCTCTTTTCCCCAGTGCGGGACAG GCTCAGGCAGCTGTCCAGGGACCTGTTGGTACAGATTTCAAGCCCTTAAATAGTACCCCTGCAACAACTACAGAACCACCAAAGCCTACATTCCCTGCATATACACAGTCTACAGCTTCAACCACTAGTACAACAAATAGCACTGCAGCTAAGCCAGCAGCTTCCATAACAAGTAAGCCTGCTACACTTACCACAACCAGTGCAACCAGTAAGTTGATCCATCCAGATGAGGATATATCACTG GAAGAGAGAAGAGCACAGTTACCTAAATATCAACGTAATCTTCCTCGACCAGGACAGGCTCCCATGGGTAATCCACCTGTTGGACCAATTGGAGGTATGATGCCACCGCAGCCAGGCATCCCACAGCAACAAGGAATGAGACCCCCAATGCCACCTCATG gTCAGTATGGTGGTCATCATCAAGGCATGCCAGGTTACCTTCCTGGTGCTATGCCACCATATGGGCAGGGACCGCCAATGGTGCCCCCTTACCAAGGTGGGCCTCCTCGACCTCCGATGGGAATGAGACCTCCTGTAATGTCGCAAGGTGGCCGTTACTGA
- the ZNF207 gene encoding BUB3-interacting and GLEBS motif-containing protein ZNF207 isoform X5 translates to MGRKKKKQLKPWCWYCNRDFDDEKILIQHQKAKHFKCHICHKKLYTGPGLAIHCMQVHKETIDAVPNAIPGRTDIELEIYGMEGIPEKDMDERRRLLEQKTQAESQKKKQQDDSDEYDDDDSAASTSFQPQPVQPQQGYIPPMAQPGLPPVPGAPGMPPGIPPLMPGVPPLMPGMPPVMPGMPPGMMPMGGMMPPGPGIPPLMPGMPPGMKCMPPPVPRPGIPPMTQAQAVSAPGILNRPPAPTATVPAPQPPVTKPLFPSAGQMGTPVTSSSTASSNSESLSASSKALFPSTAQAQAAVQGPVGTDFKPLNSTPATTTEPPKPTFPAYTQSTASTTSTTNSTAAKPAASITSKPATLTTTSATSKLIHPDEDISLEERRAQLPKYQRNLPRPGQAPMGNPPVGPIGGMMPPQPGIPQQQGMRPPMPPHGQYGGHHQGMPGYLPGAMPPYGQGPPMVPPYQGGPPRPPMGMRPPVMSQGGRY, encoded by the exons ATGGGTCGCAAGAAGAAGAAGCAGTTGAAGCCGTGGTGCTG GTATTGTAATAGAGATTTTGATGATGAGAAGATCCTTATACAGCACCAAAAAGCAAAGCATTTTAAATGCCATATATGTCATAAGAAATTGTATACAGGACCTGGCTTAGCTATTCATTGCATGCAG gtGCATAAAGAGACAATAGATGCAGTACCAAATGCAATACCTGGGAGAACAGACATAGAGTTGGAAATATACGGTATGGAAGGTATTCCGGAAAAAGATATGGATGAAAGAAGACGACTTCTTGAACAAAAAACACAAG CAGAGAGtcaaaaaaagaagcagcaagATGATTCTGATGAGTATGATGATGATGACTCTGCGGCTTCGACTTCATTTCAACCACAGCCTGTTCAGCCTCAGCAAGGTTATATCCCCCCAATGGCACAACCAGGACTACCACCGGTTCCAGGAGCACCAGGAATGCCTCCAG GCATACCTCCATTAATGCCAGGTGTTCCTCCTCTGATGCCAGGAATGCCACCAGTTATGCCAGGAATGCCACCTGG AATGATGCCAATGGGTGGAATGATGCCACCTGGACCGGGAATACCACCTCTGATGCCTGGTATGCCACCAGGTATGAAAT GTATGCCCCCTCCTGTTCCACGTCCTGGAATTCCTCCAATGACTCAAGCACAGGCTGTTTCAGCTCCAGGTATTCTTAACAGACCACCTGCACCAACAGCAACAGTTCCGGCTCCGCAGCCTCCAGTTACTAAGCCTCTTTTCCCCAGTGCGGGACAG ATGGGGACACCTGTAACAAGCTCAAGTACAGCTTCATCCAATTCAGAAAGTCTGTCTGCATCTTCTAAAGCTCTGTTTCCTAGCACAGCACAA GCTCAGGCAGCTGTCCAGGGACCTGTTGGTACAGATTTCAAGCCCTTAAATAGTACCCCTGCAACAACTACAGAACCACCAAAGCCTACATTCCCTGCATATACACAGTCTACAGCTTCAACCACTAGTACAACAAATAGCACTGCAGCTAAGCCAGCAGCTTCCATAACAAGTAAGCCTGCTACACTTACCACAACCAGTGCAACCAGTAAGTTGATCCATCCAGATGAGGATATATCACTG GAAGAGAGAAGAGCACAGTTACCTAAATATCAACGTAATCTTCCTCGACCAGGACAGGCTCCCATGGGTAATCCACCTGTTGGACCAATTGGAGGTATGATGCCACCGCAGCCAGGCATCCCACAGCAACAAGGAATGAGACCCCCAATGCCACCTCATG gTCAGTATGGTGGTCATCATCAAGGCATGCCAGGTTACCTTCCTGGTGCTATGCCACCATATGGGCAGGGACCGCCAATGGTGCCCCCTTACCAAGGTGGGCCTCCTCGACCTCCGATGGGAATGAGACCTCCTGTAATGTCGCAAGGTGGCCGTTACTGA
- the ZNF207 gene encoding BUB3-interacting and GLEBS motif-containing protein ZNF207 isoform X9 codes for MGRKKKKQLKPWCWYCNRDFDDEKILIQHQKAKHFKCHICHKKLYTGPGLAIHCMQVHKETIDAVPNAIPGRTDIELEIYGMEGIPEKDMDERRRLLEQKTQAESQKKKQQDDSDEYDDDDSAASTSFQPQPVQPQQGYIPPMAQPGLPPVPGAPGMPPGIPPLMPGVPPLMPGMPPVMPGMPPGLHHQRKYTQSFCGENIMMPMGGMMPPGPGIPPLMPGMPPGMKCMPPPVPRPGIPPMTQAQAVSAPGILNRPPAPTATVPAPQPPVTKPLFPSAGQAQAAVQGPVGTDFKPLNSTPATTTEPPKPTFPAYTQSTASTTSTTNSTAAKPAASITSKPATLTTTSATSKLIHPDEDISLEERRAQLPKYQRNLPRPGQAPMGNPPVGPIGGMMPPQPGIPQQQGMRPPMPPHGQYGGHHQGMPGYLPGAMPPYGQGPPMVPPYQGGPPRPPMGMRPPVMSQGGRY; via the exons ATGGGTCGCAAGAAGAAGAAGCAGTTGAAGCCGTGGTGCTG GTATTGTAATAGAGATTTTGATGATGAGAAGATCCTTATACAGCACCAAAAAGCAAAGCATTTTAAATGCCATATATGTCATAAGAAATTGTATACAGGACCTGGCTTAGCTATTCATTGCATGCAG gtGCATAAAGAGACAATAGATGCAGTACCAAATGCAATACCTGGGAGAACAGACATAGAGTTGGAAATATACGGTATGGAAGGTATTCCGGAAAAAGATATGGATGAAAGAAGACGACTTCTTGAACAAAAAACACAAG CAGAGAGtcaaaaaaagaagcagcaagATGATTCTGATGAGTATGATGATGATGACTCTGCGGCTTCGACTTCATTTCAACCACAGCCTGTTCAGCCTCAGCAAGGTTATATCCCCCCAATGGCACAACCAGGACTACCACCGGTTCCAGGAGCACCAGGAATGCCTCCAG GCATACCTCCATTAATGCCAGGTGTTCCTCCTCTGATGCCAGGAATGCCACCAGTTATGCCAGGAATGCCACCTGG ATTGCATCATCAGAGAAAATACACCCAGTCATTTTGCGGTGAAAACAT AATGATGCCAATGGGTGGAATGATGCCACCTGGACCGGGAATACCACCTCTGATGCCTGGTATGCCACCAGGTATGAAAT GTATGCCCCCTCCTGTTCCACGTCCTGGAATTCCTCCAATGACTCAAGCACAGGCTGTTTCAGCTCCAGGTATTCTTAACAGACCACCTGCACCAACAGCAACAGTTCCGGCTCCGCAGCCTCCAGTTACTAAGCCTCTTTTCCCCAGTGCGGGACAG GCTCAGGCAGCTGTCCAGGGACCTGTTGGTACAGATTTCAAGCCCTTAAATAGTACCCCTGCAACAACTACAGAACCACCAAAGCCTACATTCCCTGCATATACACAGTCTACAGCTTCAACCACTAGTACAACAAATAGCACTGCAGCTAAGCCAGCAGCTTCCATAACAAGTAAGCCTGCTACACTTACCACAACCAGTGCAACCAGTAAGTTGATCCATCCAGATGAGGATATATCACTG GAAGAGAGAAGAGCACAGTTACCTAAATATCAACGTAATCTTCCTCGACCAGGACAGGCTCCCATGGGTAATCCACCTGTTGGACCAATTGGAGGTATGATGCCACCGCAGCCAGGCATCCCACAGCAACAAGGAATGAGACCCCCAATGCCACCTCATG gTCAGTATGGTGGTCATCATCAAGGCATGCCAGGTTACCTTCCTGGTGCTATGCCACCATATGGGCAGGGACCGCCAATGGTGCCCCCTTACCAAGGTGGGCCTCCTCGACCTCCGATGGGAATGAGACCTCCTGTAATGTCGCAAGGTGGCCGTTACTGA
- the ZNF207 gene encoding BUB3-interacting and GLEBS motif-containing protein ZNF207 isoform X3 encodes MGRKKKKQLKPWCWYCNRDFDDEKILIQHQKAKHFKCHICHKKLYTGPGLAIHCMQVHKETIDAVPNAIPGRTDIELEIYGMEGIPEKDMDERRRLLEQKTQAESQKKKQQDDSDEYDDDDSAASTSFQPQPVQPQQGYIPPMAQPGLPPVPGAPGMPPGIPPLMPGVPPLMPGMPPVMPGMPPGLHHQRKYTQSFCGENIMMPMGGMMPPGPGIPPLMPGMPPGMPPPVPRPGIPPMTQAQAVSAPGILNRPPAPTATVPAPQPPVTKPLFPSAGQMGTPVTSSSTASSNSESLSASSKALFPSTAQAQAAVQGPVGTDFKPLNSTPATTTEPPKPTFPAYTQSTASTTSTTNSTAAKPAASITSKPATLTTTSATSKLIHPDEDISLEERRAQLPKYQRNLPRPGQAPMGNPPVGPIGGMMPPQPGIPQQQGMRPPMPPHGQYGGHHQGMPGYLPGAMPPYGQGPPMVPPYQGGPPRPPMGMRPPVMSQGGRY; translated from the exons ATGGGTCGCAAGAAGAAGAAGCAGTTGAAGCCGTGGTGCTG GTATTGTAATAGAGATTTTGATGATGAGAAGATCCTTATACAGCACCAAAAAGCAAAGCATTTTAAATGCCATATATGTCATAAGAAATTGTATACAGGACCTGGCTTAGCTATTCATTGCATGCAG gtGCATAAAGAGACAATAGATGCAGTACCAAATGCAATACCTGGGAGAACAGACATAGAGTTGGAAATATACGGTATGGAAGGTATTCCGGAAAAAGATATGGATGAAAGAAGACGACTTCTTGAACAAAAAACACAAG CAGAGAGtcaaaaaaagaagcagcaagATGATTCTGATGAGTATGATGATGATGACTCTGCGGCTTCGACTTCATTTCAACCACAGCCTGTTCAGCCTCAGCAAGGTTATATCCCCCCAATGGCACAACCAGGACTACCACCGGTTCCAGGAGCACCAGGAATGCCTCCAG GCATACCTCCATTAATGCCAGGTGTTCCTCCTCTGATGCCAGGAATGCCACCAGTTATGCCAGGAATGCCACCTGG ATTGCATCATCAGAGAAAATACACCCAGTCATTTTGCGGTGAAAACAT AATGATGCCAATGGGTGGAATGATGCCACCTGGACCGGGAATACCACCTCTGATGCCTGGTATGCCACCAG GTATGCCCCCTCCTGTTCCACGTCCTGGAATTCCTCCAATGACTCAAGCACAGGCTGTTTCAGCTCCAGGTATTCTTAACAGACCACCTGCACCAACAGCAACAGTTCCGGCTCCGCAGCCTCCAGTTACTAAGCCTCTTTTCCCCAGTGCGGGACAG ATGGGGACACCTGTAACAAGCTCAAGTACAGCTTCATCCAATTCAGAAAGTCTGTCTGCATCTTCTAAAGCTCTGTTTCCTAGCACAGCACAA GCTCAGGCAGCTGTCCAGGGACCTGTTGGTACAGATTTCAAGCCCTTAAATAGTACCCCTGCAACAACTACAGAACCACCAAAGCCTACATTCCCTGCATATACACAGTCTACAGCTTCAACCACTAGTACAACAAATAGCACTGCAGCTAAGCCAGCAGCTTCCATAACAAGTAAGCCTGCTACACTTACCACAACCAGTGCAACCAGTAAGTTGATCCATCCAGATGAGGATATATCACTG GAAGAGAGAAGAGCACAGTTACCTAAATATCAACGTAATCTTCCTCGACCAGGACAGGCTCCCATGGGTAATCCACCTGTTGGACCAATTGGAGGTATGATGCCACCGCAGCCAGGCATCCCACAGCAACAAGGAATGAGACCCCCAATGCCACCTCATG gTCAGTATGGTGGTCATCATCAAGGCATGCCAGGTTACCTTCCTGGTGCTATGCCACCATATGGGCAGGGACCGCCAATGGTGCCCCCTTACCAAGGTGGGCCTCCTCGACCTCCGATGGGAATGAGACCTCCTGTAATGTCGCAAGGTGGCCGTTACTGA
- the ZNF207 gene encoding BUB3-interacting and GLEBS motif-containing protein ZNF207 isoform X2 — protein sequence MGRKKKKQLKPWCWYCNRDFDDEKILIQHQKAKHFKCHICHKKLYTGPGLAIHCMQVHKETIDAVPNAIPGRTDIELEIYGMEGIPEKDMDERRRLLEQKTQESQKKKQQDDSDEYDDDDSAASTSFQPQPVQPQQGYIPPMAQPGLPPVPGAPGMPPGIPPLMPGVPPLMPGMPPVMPGMPPGLHHQRKYTQSFCGENIMMPMGGMMPPGPGIPPLMPGMPPGMKCMPPPVPRPGIPPMTQAQAVSAPGILNRPPAPTATVPAPQPPVTKPLFPSAGQMGTPVTSSSTASSNSESLSASSKALFPSTAQAQAAVQGPVGTDFKPLNSTPATTTEPPKPTFPAYTQSTASTTSTTNSTAAKPAASITSKPATLTTTSATSKLIHPDEDISLEERRAQLPKYQRNLPRPGQAPMGNPPVGPIGGMMPPQPGIPQQQGMRPPMPPHGQYGGHHQGMPGYLPGAMPPYGQGPPMVPPYQGGPPRPPMGMRPPVMSQGGRY from the exons ATGGGTCGCAAGAAGAAGAAGCAGTTGAAGCCGTGGTGCTG GTATTGTAATAGAGATTTTGATGATGAGAAGATCCTTATACAGCACCAAAAAGCAAAGCATTTTAAATGCCATATATGTCATAAGAAATTGTATACAGGACCTGGCTTAGCTATTCATTGCATGCAG gtGCATAAAGAGACAATAGATGCAGTACCAAATGCAATACCTGGGAGAACAGACATAGAGTTGGAAATATACGGTATGGAAGGTATTCCGGAAAAAGATATGGATGAAAGAAGACGACTTCTTGAACAAAAAACACAAG AGAGtcaaaaaaagaagcagcaagATGATTCTGATGAGTATGATGATGATGACTCTGCGGCTTCGACTTCATTTCAACCACAGCCTGTTCAGCCTCAGCAAGGTTATATCCCCCCAATGGCACAACCAGGACTACCACCGGTTCCAGGAGCACCAGGAATGCCTCCAG GCATACCTCCATTAATGCCAGGTGTTCCTCCTCTGATGCCAGGAATGCCACCAGTTATGCCAGGAATGCCACCTGG ATTGCATCATCAGAGAAAATACACCCAGTCATTTTGCGGTGAAAACAT AATGATGCCAATGGGTGGAATGATGCCACCTGGACCGGGAATACCACCTCTGATGCCTGGTATGCCACCAGGTATGAAAT GTATGCCCCCTCCTGTTCCACGTCCTGGAATTCCTCCAATGACTCAAGCACAGGCTGTTTCAGCTCCAGGTATTCTTAACAGACCACCTGCACCAACAGCAACAGTTCCGGCTCCGCAGCCTCCAGTTACTAAGCCTCTTTTCCCCAGTGCGGGACAG ATGGGGACACCTGTAACAAGCTCAAGTACAGCTTCATCCAATTCAGAAAGTCTGTCTGCATCTTCTAAAGCTCTGTTTCCTAGCACAGCACAA GCTCAGGCAGCTGTCCAGGGACCTGTTGGTACAGATTTCAAGCCCTTAAATAGTACCCCTGCAACAACTACAGAACCACCAAAGCCTACATTCCCTGCATATACACAGTCTACAGCTTCAACCACTAGTACAACAAATAGCACTGCAGCTAAGCCAGCAGCTTCCATAACAAGTAAGCCTGCTACACTTACCACAACCAGTGCAACCAGTAAGTTGATCCATCCAGATGAGGATATATCACTG GAAGAGAGAAGAGCACAGTTACCTAAATATCAACGTAATCTTCCTCGACCAGGACAGGCTCCCATGGGTAATCCACCTGTTGGACCAATTGGAGGTATGATGCCACCGCAGCCAGGCATCCCACAGCAACAAGGAATGAGACCCCCAATGCCACCTCATG gTCAGTATGGTGGTCATCATCAAGGCATGCCAGGTTACCTTCCTGGTGCTATGCCACCATATGGGCAGGGACCGCCAATGGTGCCCCCTTACCAAGGTGGGCCTCCTCGACCTCCGATGGGAATGAGACCTCCTGTAATGTCGCAAGGTGGCCGTTACTGA